The following are encoded in a window of Calderihabitans maritimus genomic DNA:
- the murA gene encoding UDP-N-acetylglucosamine 1-carboxyvinyltransferase, with the protein MEKIIVRGGATLRGRVAISGAKNAVLPVIAACLLTEEECRIAETPNLADVATICEVLKALGAGVSLRDRELIINCRELTSHEPPYHCVRRMRASFLVMGSLLARTGRAKIAMPGGCAIGSRPIDLHLKGFAALGADITINHGVIEARAQKLKGNRIYLDFPSVGATENLMMAAAMARGTTVIENAAEEPEIVDLANFINSMGGRITGAGTNIIKVEGVERLRGTFHTVIPDRIEAGTFMVAAAATGGEVLVENVIVDHLKPVVAKLREIGAEIKEEPSGVRVSGNGELRAVDVKTLPYPGFPTDMQAQIMALLTAARGTSVITETVFENRFMHVNELKRMGAQITIEGHAAVVKGVDQLMGAPVKATDLRAGAALIIAGLMAQGETEIGCIHHIDRGYEDIVGKLRKLGADIERVDN; encoded by the coding sequence TTGGAGAAAATCATTGTGCGAGGTGGTGCCACACTCCGGGGGCGAGTTGCCATTAGCGGAGCCAAAAATGCAGTTTTGCCCGTTATTGCAGCCTGCCTGCTGACGGAAGAGGAATGCCGGATTGCGGAAACTCCTAATCTGGCAGATGTTGCTACCATCTGCGAGGTTTTGAAAGCTTTAGGTGCTGGAGTATCCCTGCGGGACCGGGAATTGATTATAAACTGTCGGGAATTGACTTCTCATGAACCGCCCTATCACTGTGTAAGAAGAATGAGGGCTTCTTTTTTGGTCATGGGCTCCCTTTTAGCCCGAACAGGACGGGCAAAAATAGCTATGCCCGGCGGTTGTGCTATAGGGAGCAGACCTATAGACCTCCATCTTAAAGGTTTCGCGGCCCTGGGGGCTGATATTACCATAAATCACGGGGTGATTGAGGCCAGGGCGCAGAAATTGAAAGGGAATCGAATTTACCTGGATTTTCCGTCGGTGGGAGCAACTGAAAATCTGATGATGGCCGCTGCTATGGCCCGGGGCACCACGGTTATTGAAAATGCGGCGGAAGAACCAGAAATTGTGGATCTGGCCAATTTTATTAACAGTATGGGTGGCCGTATCACCGGTGCCGGAACAAATATCATCAAAGTGGAAGGCGTGGAAAGGCTCCGGGGAACCTTCCATACGGTAATTCCCGACCGCATCGAAGCAGGTACTTTTATGGTTGCGGCGGCAGCTACGGGCGGTGAAGTTTTAGTGGAAAATGTCATTGTGGATCATCTTAAACCGGTCGTAGCCAAATTAAGGGAAATTGGAGCGGAGATCAAGGAAGAACCGAGTGGAGTACGAGTATCGGGCAACGGCGAACTCCGGGCCGTTGACGTTAAGACGCTTCCGTATCCGGGTTTTCCTACTGATATGCAGGCACAGATCATGGCTCTGCTGACGGCAGCTAGGGGGACCAGCGTCATAACCGAAACAGTTTTTGAAAATCGCTTCATGCACGTCAATGAGCTCAAGAGGATGGGAGCTCAAATAACCATCGAAGGACACGCCGCGGTAGTAAAAGGTGTTGACCAACTCATGGGAGCTCCGGTTAAAGCAACAGATTTAAGAGCAGGAGCGGCCTTGATTATTGCCGGTTTGATGGCTCAGGGAGAAACGGAAATAGGGTGTATTCATCATATAGACCGGGGTTATGAAGATATAGTGGGAAAGCTCCGAAAGCTGGGAGCGGACATTGAGCGAGTGGACAATTAA
- a CDS encoding cytochrome c3 family protein: protein MNKGQKTLLLIILISLVGLGVVGFASLEYTSRPQFCSSCHEMKPMYESWANSSHLTVDCLECHAEPGFTGLIKTKMGALRQVAEHFKGVDPADIVAEVPSERCTSCHEIEKIKPDNPKFSHQLHLTVNFDCMDCHSRVVHGPEEKKIPDPSRPECAKCHKK from the coding sequence ATGAACAAAGGCCAGAAAACGCTCCTGCTGATTATCTTAATTTCTCTGGTGGGTCTGGGAGTTGTCGGCTTTGCCAGCCTGGAATATACATCCCGCCCTCAGTTCTGTTCCAGTTGTCACGAAATGAAACCGATGTATGAATCATGGGCAAATTCTTCTCACCTGACGGTAGATTGTCTCGAATGCCACGCCGAGCCCGGTTTTACCGGCCTGATTAAGACCAAAATGGGCGCATTGCGGCAGGTTGCGGAACACTTCAAAGGAGTCGACCCTGCGGATATAGTGGCAGAAGTGCCTTCCGAGCGTTGTACCAGTTGCCATGAAATTGAAAAAATAAAGCCTGATAATCCTAAGTTTTCTCATCAGCTACACCTGACCGTCAACTTTGACTGTATGGATTGTCATAGCCGGGTGGTGCACGGACCGGAGGAGAAGAAAATTCCCGACCCCTCGAGACCCGAATGTGCTAAATGCCATAAAAAATAA
- a CDS encoding F0F1 ATP synthase subunit epsilon — protein sequence MVEKSIKMEVVTPERVVFSEEVDSLIVPAAEGYLGVLPNHAPLITGLEIGVVRYKQGGRESKMAISGGFMEVYENRAIILADTAEKGDEIDLERAQRAKERAEKRLKERPPDLDVVRAELALKRALARIKAAQ from the coding sequence ATGGTTGAAAAGAGCATAAAAATGGAGGTTGTAACTCCGGAAAGGGTAGTGTTCAGCGAAGAAGTTGATTCCCTGATTGTCCCGGCCGCAGAAGGTTATCTGGGAGTACTGCCCAACCACGCTCCCTTGATTACCGGACTGGAGATAGGAGTGGTCCGGTATAAGCAGGGAGGCCGGGAATCCAAGATGGCCATCAGTGGCGGTTTTATGGAAGTATACGAGAACAGGGCCATTATTCTGGCCGACACGGCTGAGAAGGGCGATGAAATTGATCTGGAGAGAGCCCAGAGAGCCAAGGAGAGGGCGGAAAAGCGTCTGAAGGAAAGGCCGCCCGACCTGGATGTGGTTAGGGCCGAGCTGGCCCTGAAACGGGCACTGGCCCGTATCAAGGCTGCTCAATAA
- the spoIID gene encoding stage II sporulation protein D, with protein sequence MKKWSWLCLVILLLIVGLYPLIEQIFKPFGFVKVKTGEIPVTVKLHDSGKIVTMPLEKYLIGVVAAEMPARFEIEALKAQAVAARTYALKKIELRRRGAVTSSMHKDADLCTNPIHCQGWLSDKEMKDKWGLWRYLYYRRKIARAVEATKGIVITYKGRLIDPVYHSTSGGRTENSEEVWKFKIPYLRSVVCKWDKDAPKYRTKQVYSLHELDRRLGTDVAALPAAAWKDQRRPVMKVEKFTSSGRVKLLRVGNKLFSGTEVRRLLGLNSTNFSWQVEGDQIIFTVTGNGHGVGMCQYGANGLAREGKNYQYILTYYYTGVKLEKYNK encoded by the coding sequence GTGAAGAAGTGGTCATGGCTATGCCTGGTAATTCTTCTACTGATAGTAGGGTTGTACCCGCTTATAGAGCAAATTTTCAAGCCCTTCGGATTCGTAAAAGTTAAGACTGGAGAAATCCCGGTCACTGTGAAATTACACGATTCCGGAAAAATAGTTACCATGCCCCTGGAGAAGTACCTGATCGGAGTGGTGGCGGCGGAAATGCCTGCCCGTTTTGAAATAGAGGCGCTGAAAGCGCAGGCGGTAGCAGCCAGAACTTATGCTTTGAAAAAAATAGAACTTCGCCGGCGAGGGGCGGTGACTTCGTCCATGCACAAGGATGCCGACCTTTGTACCAATCCGATTCACTGTCAGGGTTGGTTGTCGGATAAAGAAATGAAAGATAAATGGGGACTGTGGCGATATCTTTACTATCGGCGTAAAATTGCCCGGGCAGTAGAGGCCACCAAGGGGATAGTCATAACCTACAAGGGGAGACTAATCGATCCGGTCTATCATTCCACCAGCGGGGGCAGAACCGAAAACTCGGAGGAAGTATGGAAATTTAAAATTCCTTATCTCCGCAGCGTGGTCTGCAAATGGGACAAGGATGCTCCCAAGTATCGTACGAAGCAGGTTTATTCCCTGCATGAACTGGACCGGCGGCTGGGGACCGATGTGGCTGCCTTGCCGGCTGCTGCGTGGAAAGACCAGAGAAGACCGGTTATGAAGGTGGAAAAATTCACCAGCAGCGGAAGGGTGAAGCTGTTGCGGGTAGGCAATAAACTTTTTTCCGGGACAGAGGTGAGGCGTCTATTAGGGCTCAACTCGACCAATTTTAGCTGGCAGGTAGAGGGAGACCAGATAATATTTACCGTTACAGGCAACGGGCATGGGGTGGGTATGTGCCAGTACGGAGCCAACGGCTTGGCCAGGGAAGGAAAAAATTATCAATATATTTTAACCTACTACTATACGGGGGTGAAGTTAGAAAAATATAATAAATAA
- a CDS encoding M23 family metallopeptidase, with protein sequence MVKNTLARVVKFLRHNLRHNWYYITLTLIVVLFVSFFQKPLPQSRELSPAGGKIVPRLPFPYQLIERSPASTGDKGHELTGKQSDGEKKREGERPEKGAEMGTMQIPVSGEAANPFGFTYSATFADFRFHPGIDWLAAVNAPVKAVLDGRVVRVEYNKMDAYRITLDHGAGWKTRYLHLGQVQVEKGQKVKRGEVIGKVGKPGLAETVLPPHLHFELLYQGEPRDPARYFKEK encoded by the coding sequence ATGGTAAAAAACACCTTGGCCCGTGTTGTGAAATTTCTGCGTCATAATCTGCGTCATAACTGGTATTATATTACCTTAACTCTTATAGTCGTTCTTTTCGTATCCTTTTTCCAAAAACCTCTGCCTCAGAGCAGAGAGCTTTCACCCGCAGGCGGTAAGATAGTGCCCCGCCTTCCTTTTCCTTACCAATTGATTGAGCGCTCGCCGGCATCGACTGGGGATAAAGGGCATGAGCTGACCGGTAAACAAAGCGACGGGGAAAAGAAGAGAGAAGGCGAACGCCCGGAAAAAGGGGCTGAAATGGGAACAATGCAGATCCCCGTCTCCGGAGAAGCAGCCAATCCCTTCGGTTTCACCTATTCTGCTACCTTTGCGGATTTCCGCTTTCACCCGGGTATTGACTGGCTGGCAGCAGTGAACGCTCCGGTAAAAGCAGTTCTGGATGGCCGGGTGGTCCGCGTAGAATATAATAAAATGGACGCTTACCGAATAACCCTGGATCACGGGGCAGGGTGGAAAACTCGTTATTTACATCTGGGTCAGGTACAGGTCGAAAAAGGGCAAAAAGTCAAGAGGGGAGAGGTCATAGGAAAAGTGGGCAAGCCCGGGCTGGCAGAAACGGTATTGCCGCCCCATCTGCATTTCGAGCTTTTGTACCAGGGCGAACCCCGAGATCCTGCCCGTTACTTTAAAGAAAAATAG
- the spoIIID gene encoding sporulation transcriptional regulator SpoIIID: MQEHIRKRVLDISQYIIETSATVRQAAVVFSVSKSTVHKDVTERLPLINKEMARQVRKILDMNKAERHIRGGG, translated from the coding sequence ATGCAAGAACATATTCGTAAACGGGTATTGGATATCAGCCAATATATTATAGAGACGTCGGCCACCGTCCGGCAGGCAGCGGTTGTTTTTAGTGTTAGTAAGAGTACCGTACATAAAGATGTTACCGAAAGGTTACCCTTGATCAACAAAGAAATGGCCCGCCAGGTGAGGAAAATTTTGGACATGAACAAAGCAGAAAGACATATTCGAGGCGGGGGAG
- a CDS encoding YwmB family TATA-box binding protein, translating into MKRLLLIFIFTGIVISSRLAPGITVAGKANLEDVVNNAFLTSGAETYELNVQGWAQINNKYLTSQELNDALRDICRVIGLDGAVPILTVERDFRGISAGGSPSQGISWQVSLQSLAGIPGTANPRDETYLIINGTQLHSVSRLLDMKEKIRKAFQLFGSSEPNLSVIITGTFPGKLSTEEKQAIIRRIFRTAGAVWVEGVVDGDFISVTGYTPLIKDYLLSGDKKVNLNIAFRYHNIDQKTYIYIGSPLLGGEY; encoded by the coding sequence ATGAAAAGACTGCTGTTGATCTTCATTTTCACCGGAATAGTCATATCTTCAAGACTGGCTCCCGGAATTACCGTTGCCGGAAAGGCAAACCTAGAAGATGTCGTCAACAACGCGTTTTTGACCTCCGGTGCCGAAACTTATGAATTAAACGTGCAGGGCTGGGCACAAATAAATAACAAATACCTAACCAGTCAGGAGTTAAATGATGCGCTCCGGGACATTTGCCGGGTCATCGGCCTAGATGGAGCCGTCCCTATATTAACGGTGGAACGAGACTTTCGGGGTATAAGTGCCGGGGGGTCACCATCACAGGGTATTTCGTGGCAGGTATCTTTGCAGTCTCTGGCCGGAATTCCCGGAACCGCTAATCCGAGGGATGAGACATACCTGATCATCAACGGGACGCAACTTCATTCTGTCTCCCGCTTGCTTGATATGAAGGAAAAGATAAGGAAAGCGTTTCAGTTATTTGGATCTTCCGAGCCGAATCTTTCCGTCATTATAACGGGGACTTTTCCGGGAAAATTAAGTACTGAAGAAAAGCAGGCCATCATCCGTCGCATATTTCGTACTGCAGGAGCGGTATGGGTGGAGGGTGTAGTCGACGGTGATTTTATCAGCGTAACCGGCTACACCCCCTTAATAAAGGATTATCTCCTGAGCGGGGATAAAAAAGTCAACCTTAATATTGCCTTTCGGTATCATAATATCGACCAAAAAACTTACATCTACATAGGATCTCCCCTGCTCGGTGGAGAATATTAA